The following proteins come from a genomic window of Oricola thermophila:
- a CDS encoding uroporphyrinogen-III synthase — protein MSGAARPLVWITRPQPGADRTAVRIAGMGFEPLVLPLTEVGAVAPEVAPEEAERTDFVAATSGNAFRLAPASLARTLSARKTYVVGDATAAEARARGFRDVVSARGAVDDLVALIAESEPAGRSGLYLCGRRRTGDLEGKLAEKGISCRLAEVYETVSVSWPTEKLSAALSGRRPDAVLLHSALSAQALSGSATDDIPHILENARLFVLSERIAEALPGSLRARAAVAAAPNEENLLAALRAAFAA, from the coding sequence ATGAGCGGCGCGGCGCGTCCCCTCGTCTGGATCACCCGGCCGCAGCCGGGCGCCGACAGGACCGCGGTGCGCATCGCCGGGATGGGGTTCGAGCCGCTGGTCCTGCCGCTGACGGAGGTCGGCGCTGTCGCGCCGGAGGTCGCCCCGGAGGAAGCGGAGCGAACGGATTTCGTCGCCGCGACCAGCGGCAATGCCTTCCGGCTGGCGCCTGCCTCGCTCGCGAGAACGCTTTCCGCCCGCAAGACTTATGTGGTGGGCGATGCCACCGCCGCCGAGGCGCGGGCACGGGGCTTTCGCGACGTCGTGTCGGCACGGGGCGCCGTCGACGACCTCGTGGCGCTGATTGCGGAAAGCGAGCCGGCGGGCCGGTCCGGGCTCTATTTGTGCGGGCGGCGGCGGACCGGCGACCTTGAGGGAAAACTCGCAGAGAAGGGCATTTCCTGCCGCCTGGCGGAGGTCTACGAGACCGTTTCAGTCAGTTGGCCGACTGAGAAACTTTCCGCCGCGCTTTCCGGCCGCAGGCCGGATGCGGTGCTGCTCCATTCCGCGCTTTCGGCGCAGGCCCTTTCCGGCTCCGCCACGGATGACATTCCCCATATCCTTGAAAACGCACGACTTTTCGTGCTGTCGGAACGGATAGCCGAGGCGCTTCCCGGCTCGCTGCGCGCGCGCGCGGCAGTCGCGGCGGCCCCGAACGAGGAAAATCTCCTTGCGGCTTTGCGCGCCGCCTTTGCGGCCTGA
- a CDS encoding COG4223 family protein, whose amino-acid sequence MTQKPTSRRSKPTRKPVTLDLEATEVKAGKKPAENVHEAEPVALEFGRKTAAETIEATAEKKAATKSPDADSAARGAVENGPGGDAKTAQKAASAGSSGGGKEPPAQGGPRADAATGRPSGGGLAWLGGGVIGGVVALLLAGGLQWAGLLPSMRAAPEPDLSPLQAQIDALAGKIAEIDGAAPELPQDIATGLEAARSATEANAQALAALQERVGALSESISSGDAGEGPGLETLAGRVGDLEAQLAALSASVAGIETAAPGADPAELDAIRSEATRTGEAVAALRDDIAALSGRVAALEGEIETGAGSRVATAIAATALKSAADRGTGFMAELEAYASLGTDEETVAALRDYAASGVPTVAALVERFPAVANSIVDATQGVDEDAGIAERLMASARSLVKVRPVGEVEGEEPGAIAARMEVALSRGDLDAVVAEWEKLPEGPKAASADFMADVRARRELDALLSKVLAGATGPGARETDR is encoded by the coding sequence ATGACCCAGAAGCCGACTAGCCGGCGCAGCAAGCCGACGCGCAAGCCGGTCACGCTCGACCTGGAGGCAACCGAGGTCAAGGCAGGGAAAAAACCGGCCGAGAACGTGCACGAGGCCGAGCCGGTGGCCCTGGAGTTCGGCCGCAAGACTGCCGCCGAGACGATCGAGGCAACAGCGGAGAAAAAGGCGGCGACGAAATCGCCCGATGCCGACAGCGCCGCGCGTGGGGCGGTGGAGAACGGGCCGGGCGGTGATGCCAAGACGGCGCAGAAGGCGGCATCTGCCGGGAGCAGCGGCGGCGGAAAGGAACCGCCCGCGCAGGGCGGACCCAGGGCGGACGCCGCGACCGGACGCCCGTCGGGCGGCGGGCTGGCCTGGCTCGGCGGCGGCGTGATCGGTGGCGTTGTCGCGCTGCTGCTTGCCGGCGGGCTCCAATGGGCCGGGCTGCTGCCGTCGATGCGCGCCGCGCCGGAACCCGACCTCTCGCCGCTGCAGGCGCAGATCGACGCCCTGGCCGGAAAGATCGCGGAAATCGACGGCGCCGCGCCGGAACTGCCGCAGGATATCGCGACCGGCCTCGAGGCCGCGCGTTCCGCGACCGAGGCCAATGCGCAGGCGCTCGCCGCATTGCAGGAGCGGGTTGGCGCGCTGTCGGAGTCGATCTCGTCGGGTGACGCCGGCGAGGGACCCGGGCTGGAGACGCTGGCGGGACGCGTCGGCGATCTGGAGGCGCAACTGGCAGCCCTGTCCGCTTCCGTCGCGGGCATCGAGACGGCCGCGCCGGGCGCCGATCCGGCCGAGCTGGACGCGATCCGGAGCGAAGCGACGCGGACGGGAGAGGCGGTCGCCGCGCTGCGTGACGACATTGCCGCACTTTCGGGGCGGGTCGCCGCGCTCGAGGGCGAGATCGAGACCGGCGCCGGAAGCCGGGTGGCCACGGCGATCGCGGCCACGGCGCTGAAATCGGCAGCCGATCGCGGCACCGGCTTCATGGCCGAGCTGGAGGCCTATGCCTCGCTGGGGACGGACGAGGAGACCGTGGCGGCGCTGCGCGATTACGCGGCATCCGGCGTTCCGACGGTAGCCGCGCTGGTCGAGCGGTTCCCGGCGGTCGCCAATTCCATCGTCGATGCAACGCAGGGGGTCGACGAGGATGCCGGCATCGCCGAACGACTGATGGCGAGCGCCAGGTCGCTCGTGAAGGTGCGCCCGGTCGGCGAGGTCGAGGGCGAGGAGCCCGGCGCCATCGCCGCACGGATGGAAGTGGCGCTTTCGCGGGGCGATCTCGATGCGGTCGTCGCCGAATGGGAAAAGCTGCCCGAGGGTCCGAAGGCGGCCTCGGCCGATTTCATGGCAGATGTCAGGGCACGACGCGAACTCGACGCGCTTTTGTCGAAGGTGCTTGCGGGCGCGACCGGGCCCGGTGCCCGGGAAACGGACCGGTAG
- a CDS encoding heme biosynthesis protein HemY encodes MLRVLFFIIVVTALGYGFARIADTPGTIIMQVAGYEITVTLMFAAVALAALFVAIMATWWVFRAVLTSPQRVQRFFRARRRDRGYQSLSTGIIAAGAGDSVTARRMLKQADGLLDATTEPLIQLLDAQASLVEGRNEDAREKFEAMLDDPELRNLGLRGLYMEAKRLGDREAARHYAEKAAQLAPQLAWAATAALELKTAAGDWDGAIRLLESQKKAKQLDRDTVKRRRAVLLTAQAMDNLEKDPARAKSAALEAHKLAPDFAPAAVAAAQALFRQNDLRRGSNILETTWRKAPHPEVALAYVNARPGDSAHDRLKRAKRLEQLKPNHVESFMIVGQMAMEAGEFDTARKAVAAVLRNEPREGAFMLMADIEDAETGDQGKVREWLARAVRAPRDPAWTADGYVSETWAPVSPITGRLDAFEWKVPVERLGPVLENDLDPMVPGIAAVAVADAAPDTAAPETVAPEETGPVIEAEPVTDDVETGTGSGAEALAPAGEAETVPAQAEQAAATEKPEDDADDVTVMPSPAAEERAAAAAMAEPPAEAGEPVPPIPDDPGVDPDARPGEPPRRFRLF; translated from the coding sequence ATGCTGCGCGTATTGTTCTTCATCATCGTCGTCACCGCTCTCGGTTACGGCTTCGCCCGGATCGCCGACACGCCGGGTACCATCATCATGCAGGTCGCCGGCTACGAGATCACCGTCACGCTGATGTTTGCAGCCGTGGCGCTCGCGGCTCTCTTCGTCGCGATCATGGCCACGTGGTGGGTATTCCGCGCCGTTCTCACCTCGCCGCAGCGCGTTCAGCGCTTCTTCCGGGCGCGGCGGCGCGACCGCGGCTACCAGTCGCTGTCCACCGGGATCATTGCCGCCGGCGCCGGCGACAGCGTCACCGCGCGCAGAATGCTGAAACAGGCGGACGGCCTCCTCGACGCGACGACCGAGCCGCTCATACAGCTTCTCGACGCGCAGGCGAGCCTCGTCGAAGGCAGGAACGAGGATGCGCGCGAGAAGTTCGAGGCGATGCTCGACGATCCTGAGCTGCGCAATCTCGGCCTGCGCGGCCTCTACATGGAGGCCAAGCGGCTCGGGGACCGCGAGGCGGCGAGGCACTACGCCGAGAAGGCGGCGCAGCTGGCCCCGCAACTGGCCTGGGCGGCCACGGCGGCACTCGAGCTGAAGACGGCCGCCGGCGACTGGGACGGCGCCATCCGGTTGCTGGAAAGCCAGAAGAAGGCGAAACAGCTCGATCGCGACACCGTCAAGCGCAGGCGTGCCGTGCTGCTGACCGCGCAGGCGATGGACAACCTGGAAAAGGATCCCGCCAGGGCGAAGTCGGCGGCGCTGGAGGCGCACAAGCTCGCGCCCGACTTCGCGCCGGCCGCGGTTGCAGCCGCGCAGGCGCTGTTCCGCCAGAACGACCTGCGCAGGGGGTCGAACATTCTCGAAACCACGTGGCGCAAGGCGCCGCATCCGGAGGTGGCGCTGGCCTATGTCAACGCCCGGCCGGGCGATTCCGCGCATGACCGGCTCAAGCGGGCGAAGCGGCTAGAACAGCTCAAGCCGAACCACGTCGAATCCTTCATGATCGTCGGCCAGATGGCGATGGAGGCCGGCGAGTTCGATACCGCGCGCAAGGCGGTCGCCGCCGTGCTGCGCAACGAGCCGCGCGAGGGCGCGTTCATGCTGATGGCCGACATCGAGGACGCCGAGACCGGCGACCAGGGCAAGGTGCGCGAGTGGCTGGCCCGCGCCGTGCGCGCGCCCCGCGACCCGGCATGGACGGCGGACGGCTACGTGTCGGAGACATGGGCGCCGGTGTCGCCGATCACCGGCCGGCTCGACGCCTTCGAGTGGAAGGTCCCGGTCGAGCGGCTCGGCCCGGTGCTGGAGAACGATCTCGACCCGATGGTTCCGGGCATCGCCGCGGTCGCGGTCGCCGATGCCGCGCCGGATACGGCGGCGCCGGAGACCGTGGCGCCGGAGGAGACCGGCCCGGTGATCGAGGCCGAACCGGTGACGGACGATGTCGAAACCGGAACCGGATCTGGAGCCGAAGCGCTCGCCCCGGCGGGCGAGGCGGAGACCGTGCCCGCGCAGGCCGAACAGGCAGCGGCGACGGAGAAGCCGGAGGACGACGCCGACGACGTGACCGTGATGCCGTCGCCCGCGGCGGAGGAAAGGGCGGCGGCAGCGGCGATGGCGGAACCGCCGGCGGAGGCGGGCGAACCGGTTCCGCCGATCCCCGACGATCCCGGCGTCGATCCCGATGCCCGGCCCGGGGAACCGCCCAGGCGCTTTCGCCTGTTTTGA
- a CDS encoding TerB family tellurite resistance protein yields the protein MFERIAAFFREIGAGAGEEGAAFTRDDPRLAAAALMYHVMGADGVVHESEKARLAEVLEATYSLGKDELERLIEAARDADSEAVDLYQFTSVLMKSLSAEERVHFIELLWEIVYADGVNHELEDNLVWRVSELLGVDGRERVLLRQAVQARTGEQE from the coding sequence ATGTTCGAACGAATCGCCGCGTTTTTCAGGGAGATCGGAGCCGGGGCAGGCGAGGAAGGGGCCGCGTTCACGCGCGACGACCCGCGCCTTGCCGCCGCCGCGCTGATGTATCACGTCATGGGCGCCGACGGCGTCGTGCACGAATCCGAGAAGGCGCGGCTGGCCGAGGTGCTCGAGGCGACATATTCGCTGGGCAAAGACGAGCTCGAGCGGCTGATCGAGGCGGCGCGCGATGCCGATTCCGAGGCGGTCGATCTCTACCAGTTCACCTCGGTGCTGATGAAGAGCCTGTCGGCGGAAGAGCGCGTCCATTTCATCGAGCTGCTCTGGGAGATCGTCTACGCCGACGGCGTCAACCACGAGCTGGAAGACAATCTCGTCTGGCGGGTGTCCGAGCTGCTCGGCGTGGACGGGCGCGAACGGGTCCTGCTGCGCCAGGCGGTACAGGCACGGACGGGGGAACAGGAGTGA
- a CDS encoding glutamine amidotransferase gives MTVREGGRDPVLIVLHQETSTPGRVGQMLTRMGFPLDIRRPPLGDPLPATLAAHSGAVVFGGPMSANDGDDHVRTEIDWMGVPLKEDKPLIGICLGAQMLVRHLGGTVQGRPDGLVEIGWYPLRATAEGRALMDWPEMIYQFHREGFSLPAGAVRLATGETYENQALRYGNNAWGVQFHAELTQVMMQRWVVRGAHRFDLPGAQQAREHLQGRLLYDAPVRRWLEEFLDLVFLRGGKA, from the coding sequence GTGACGGTACGCGAGGGGGGCCGCGATCCGGTCCTGATCGTCCTGCACCAGGAAACGTCGACGCCGGGGCGCGTCGGCCAGATGCTGACGCGGATGGGCTTTCCGCTCGACATCCGGCGTCCGCCGCTCGGCGACCCGCTGCCCGCCACGCTGGCGGCCCATTCCGGTGCCGTCGTGTTCGGCGGGCCGATGAGCGCCAATGACGGGGATGACCACGTCCGCACCGAGATCGACTGGATGGGCGTGCCGCTGAAGGAGGACAAGCCGCTGATCGGCATCTGCCTCGGCGCGCAGATGCTGGTCCGCCATCTCGGCGGCACGGTGCAGGGCCGCCCGGACGGGCTTGTCGAGATCGGCTGGTACCCGCTCCGCGCCACGGCGGAAGGCCGGGCGCTGATGGATTGGCCGGAGATGATCTACCAGTTCCACCGCGAGGGCTTCTCGCTGCCCGCCGGCGCGGTGCGGCTGGCGACGGGCGAGACCTACGAGAACCAGGCGTTGCGCTACGGGAACAATGCGTGGGGCGTCCAGTTCCATGCCGAGCTGACGCAGGTGATGATGCAGCGCTGGGTGGTGCGCGGCGCGCACCGCTTCGACCTGCCCGGCGCGCAGCAGGCGCGCGAACACCTGCAGGGCCGCCTGCTCTACGACGCGCCGGTGCGCCGCTGGCTGGAGGAATTCCTCGATCTCGTGTTCCTGCGCGGCGGAAAGGCCTAG
- a CDS encoding MFS transporter has product MTSDAPESTGGKRFAAFSHAAFLRYWTARFFTTFAVQIVAVAVGWQVYDLTRDPMDLGIIGLVQFLPLLLLVLVTGTVADRYGRRLVMGAATGLELACAGAILFFSMRGLESPLPIFVALVGMGIARAFYGPASQSLVVNLVPEHDFANAVAWNSSAWQVASIVGPVAGGLLYGIGPNVAYAVAAAMLAASLVLITQIPKPPARGKVKKVTFSSLFDGLRFIRKEKVVLGAISLDLFAVLLGGAVALLPVFARDILHLGPWGLGMLRAAPGIGAIVMAAYLAASPITDRAGRILLLFVGLFGLFTVIFGLSTIAWLSIVALALVGAADMVSVYVRETLLQLWTPDEVRGRVNAVNMVFLGASNELGEFRAGFMAAFIGVVPAVVFGGVGAVGVAVAWAFLFPQLRDARYLHRRG; this is encoded by the coding sequence ATGACTTCCGATGCTCCCGAATCGACCGGCGGCAAGCGCTTCGCCGCATTCTCCCACGCCGCCTTCCTGCGGTACTGGACGGCGCGTTTCTTCACCACCTTCGCGGTGCAGATCGTGGCGGTCGCCGTCGGCTGGCAGGTCTACGACCTGACCCGCGATCCGATGGATCTCGGCATCATCGGCCTGGTGCAGTTCCTGCCGCTCCTGCTGCTGGTCCTGGTGACCGGCACGGTGGCGGACCGCTATGGCCGCCGCCTCGTCATGGGTGCGGCGACCGGGCTGGAACTGGCCTGCGCGGGCGCGATCCTGTTCTTCTCCATGCGCGGCCTGGAAAGCCCGCTGCCGATCTTCGTCGCACTGGTCGGCATGGGCATCGCGCGCGCCTTCTACGGCCCGGCGTCGCAGTCCCTGGTGGTCAACCTCGTGCCCGAGCACGACTTCGCCAACGCCGTGGCCTGGAATTCCTCGGCCTGGCAGGTGGCGAGCATCGTCGGGCCGGTGGCCGGCGGCCTGCTCTACGGGATCGGTCCCAATGTCGCCTACGCGGTCGCGGCGGCGATGCTGGCGGCCTCGCTCGTCCTCATCACGCAGATCCCCAAGCCGCCCGCGCGCGGCAAGGTGAAGAAGGTGACCTTCTCGTCCCTGTTCGACGGGTTGCGCTTCATCCGCAAGGAAAAGGTGGTCCTGGGTGCGATCTCGCTCGATCTCTTCGCCGTGCTGCTCGGCGGCGCGGTGGCGCTGCTGCCGGTATTTGCCCGCGACATACTGCATCTCGGCCCCTGGGGTCTCGGAATGCTGCGCGCCGCGCCCGGCATCGGCGCCATCGTCATGGCCGCCTATCTCGCCGCCTCGCCGATCACCGACCGCGCAGGCCGGATCCTTCTGCTCTTCGTCGGCCTGTTCGGCCTCTTCACGGTGATATTCGGCCTGTCGACCATCGCCTGGCTGTCGATCGTCGCCCTGGCGCTGGTCGGGGCGGCGGACATGGTCAGCGTCTATGTGCGCGAGACCCTGCTGCAGCTGTGGACGCCCGACGAGGTGCGCGGGCGCGTCAACGCGGTCAACATGGTCTTCCTCGGCGCCTCCAACGAGCTCGGCGAGTTCCGCGCCGGCTTCATGGCCGCCTTCATCGGGGTGGTGCCGGCGGTGGTTTTCGGCGGCGTCGGTGCCGTCGGAGTCGCCGTCGCCTGGGCCTTCCTGTTCCCGCAGCTGCGCGACGCGCGCTACCTGCACCGCCGCGGCTAG
- a CDS encoding YggT family protein: protein MGLTIIQTLLFAIGIYKWIVIAMVIFSWLYAFNIVNNSNRFVAMVGDFLYKATEPLLRPIRRVMPDLGGIDISPIVLFVGIFFVERAIINVLAPAII, encoded by the coding sequence GTGGGCCTGACGATCATTCAAACGCTTCTGTTCGCGATCGGCATCTACAAGTGGATCGTTATCGCGATGGTCATCTTCTCGTGGCTCTATGCCTTCAACATCGTCAACAACTCCAACCGCTTCGTGGCGATGGTGGGCGACTTCCTCTACAAGGCGACCGAGCCGCTGCTCAGGCCGATCCGGCGGGTGATGCCGGATCTCGGCGGCATCGACATCTCCCCGATCGTCCTGTTCGTGGGCATCTTCTTCGTCGAGCGCGCCATCATCAACGTATTGGCGCCGGCCATCATCTGA
- a CDS encoding DUF167 family protein, with product MGRPAFFRAGDGHADLFLRVTPNASRNAIEGVEIRDDGQARLRVRVTAQPEKGKANKAVVAILSKALHLPKSAFAVVAGDTARDKTVRVEASEAEAALAGLAKDLAD from the coding sequence ATGGGCCGGCCCGCCTTCTTCCGGGCAGGCGACGGACATGCCGATCTCTTCCTGCGGGTGACGCCGAACGCGTCGCGCAACGCCATCGAGGGTGTCGAGATCCGCGATGACGGCCAGGCGCGGCTGCGCGTGCGCGTTACGGCGCAGCCCGAAAAGGGCAAGGCCAACAAGGCCGTTGTCGCGATCCTGTCGAAGGCGCTCCATCTGCCGAAATCGGCCTTCGCGGTCGTTGCGGGCGACACGGCGCGCGACAAGACCGTGCGCGTCGAGGCAAGCGAAGCCGAGGCGGCGCTTGCCGGCCTGGCGAAAGACCTCGCGGACTGA
- the ppa gene encoding inorganic diphosphatase: protein MRIEAIAIGENPPEDINVIIEVPVGGQPIKYEMDKDAGVLVVDRFLYTPMAYPGNYGFVPHTLSDDGDPIDVLVCNTRPLIPGCVINVRPIGVMLMEDNSGQDEKIIAVPTHALTKRYDNVKDYRDLPEITLKQIEHFFEHYKDLEPGKWVKIGGWQDTGTARTLILEAIERAKKA, encoded by the coding sequence ATGCGTATCGAAGCAATCGCGATTGGCGAAAATCCGCCAGAAGACATCAACGTCATCATCGAGGTTCCGGTCGGCGGCCAGCCGATCAAGTACGAGATGGACAAGGACGCCGGCGTTCTCGTCGTCGACCGCTTTCTCTACACGCCGATGGCCTATCCCGGGAACTACGGTTTCGTGCCGCACACGCTGTCCGACGATGGCGACCCGATCGACGTGCTGGTCTGCAACACGCGCCCGCTGATCCCCGGCTGCGTCATCAATGTGCGCCCGATCGGCGTCATGCTGATGGAGGACAATTCGGGCCAAGACGAGAAGATCATCGCCGTTCCGACCCATGCCCTGACCAAGCGCTACGACAATGTGAAGGACTACAGGGACCTGCCCGAAATCACGCTCAAGCAGATCGAGCATTTCTTCGAGCACTACAAGGATCTCGAGCCGGGCAAGTGGGTGAAGATCGGCGGCTGGCAGGATACCGGCACGGCGAGGACGCTGATCCTCGAGGCGATCGAGCGCGCGAAGAAGGCATAG